The DNA region TACATGGACCTGGAAATCGGATTCGACTGGATTGACATGTTTGATTTTGCTTCTCCATCCTCCTGCGGAATCTGAACACAGCACGGTTTCATTTGTTTTAAGGAGGGTGTCGTCGATTTCGACATTGATCTGATTTCCGTCAATGTCTATGCTTTTGATGTCATCCAGTGATTTCACCATATTCTCGTTGAAAAGGTATCCCACTGCAAACTCTTTAAGTGAATCTTCTATTGCAGATAGGCTACGGCTTATTTCTTTGTTGATTGTTAATGTGATGGTTTCGTCAAGAACTACTTTTTCTTCAACATCATTTGCTTTTCCGTTATTGTAATTTATTGCATCAATCTTTTCAACTTTCATATTTACTCCTCTAATACTTATTTTTTTAATTTTATTTTTTATATCTTTGTTGTGAAATCTAATTCCATTTCACCGAATTTTGCCTGTTTTTTGGGATGTTTTTTCATGTTTTTCATGACATGATTATATTCGTTATAACGAATAAAATTAATTTTATATATTTCGAACTAAATGTAAAACAATAATGTCTTGTGTTGTTATTTCAATTTCTTTCGATTATATTTTGTTTTTCTTTAAATAATCTTATTTAATCATATTTTTAGGTTAACTAAAATTTTTTATTTATTTTATTTTTTGAAATGATTTTTACCAACGAAATTGTTACGATATATATAAAGGAGTGATATGAAAAGTAGTTATATTAGTATTTTTGCAAAAATTTGCATTTATTATTATTTAAGTTAAAAAATGATTTAAATGGTTTATTTTAATAGTGTGCTATGAATAATATCTATATTAGCGTTAAAAAATCTTGTTAAATGTTTATTTTTTAAAAAAATAGTGATTGTCGATATGATAAGTTATTTATAATGATTAATTATTACAATTATATATAACTCGATTCTCCTATTTAAATATTTCTTTTAGCTTCATATAACAAAGCCTTTTTATATATAAAAGACTAACATATTATCATAATACTTTGTATTAATCTTAATATGGGATTCCATAGTATTATTTTTTAAATTTAAAAAAAGGGAATAAGAGGTTGATAATATGAGTTCATCTTTTAAAAGTCCAGTAGAAACAGCAAAAGCAATTTCTGCTACTGCTGGATCTAAAAATTCTGCTGGCCTCGTAAATGTAATTTTACTCTCCTTCTTAGCAGGAGCATATATTGCATTCGGTGGTTTATTAGCAGTTGTTGCAAGCGCAGGTATGTTAAAAGCAGGCGCTCCAATTGGTTTAGAAAAATTTGTATTCGGTGCAGTGTTCCCTGTTGGTTTGATCATTGTAGTTCTCGCAGGATCTGAACTATTCACCGGAAACGTAATGTTCATGACTTTAGGTGTTTTAGACGGTTCCGCATCTGTTGGCGGTCTCGCTAAAAACTGGGTTGTAAGTTGGATTTTCAACTTTGTAGGTGCTTTATTCGTAGCTTACGTTCTCGCTTTCATGGGCGGAATTACCCCTACTGACGCAACCGCACCAGCATACGCTATTTCAGCAAAAGCAATTGCTGTAGCTGAAGGTAAAGTC from Methanobrevibacter sp. includes:
- a CDS encoding formate/nitrite transporter family protein, with amino-acid sequence MSSSFKSPVETAKAISATAGSKNSAGLVNVILLSFLAGAYIAFGGLLAVVASAGMLKAGAPIGLEKFVFGAVFPVGLIIVVLAGSELFTGNVMFMTLGVLDGSASVGGLAKNWVVSWIFNFVGALFVAYVLAFMGGITPTDATAPAYAISAKAIAVAEGKVTMPFTVAMIKAIGCNWLVCLAVWLANASDDIIGKIVGIWFPIMAFVTIGFEHSVANMFFIPLGMFLGAKGVTWSTIIVNNLIPVTIGNIIGGAIFVACIYWYTYLKE